In the Aneurinibacillus soli genome, one interval contains:
- a CDS encoding Ger(x)C family spore germination protein, whose amino-acid sequence MRHKHEKRWAVLFVWILVITGCWDRTEIEDIGIVTGIAIDQPEKMDKQGKDNKKIDLTHNIVIPQAAAGKSAGSKKAYANVTTKTESVFEGIRQVSTVTGNSPSYEYLKVLAISEDIARAHNLQELLNFFLRNTEARRTVKVVIVQGKAKDVLDKHPIIENNPAVNLSDIVENSKKVIQVTPEVTLGDVSKRLTSQRSLVIPRVMVVKDKAQMSGAAVIKGKNAKMIGTLTPEEVGGLSLLRGEVKNGIVKGKTAKGKFLVFEVDRIQHQIQSEVEKEQVHFTLRINVKGKLREDNVMAEDDFDEKVLQEAERVIQNQLEKLTQRTLRKTQKELKVDVIGFGKELSIENHQVWKKYEQNWDEAFSRMPVKVDIQTKIMEFGTKGRERIKQ is encoded by the coding sequence ATGCGCCACAAACATGAAAAACGTTGGGCTGTTCTTTTTGTATGGATACTTGTGATTACAGGTTGCTGGGATCGGACTGAAATTGAAGACATTGGAATTGTAACCGGGATTGCCATTGACCAGCCGGAGAAAATGGATAAACAGGGGAAGGACAATAAAAAAATTGATCTTACCCATAACATTGTCATTCCGCAGGCGGCCGCAGGAAAATCTGCCGGTTCGAAAAAGGCGTATGCAAACGTGACAACGAAAACAGAAAGTGTATTCGAGGGCATCAGGCAGGTATCTACGGTTACAGGGAATTCTCCATCGTATGAATATTTGAAGGTATTGGCCATTAGTGAGGACATAGCTCGTGCCCATAACTTGCAGGAACTGTTGAATTTCTTTTTGCGTAATACAGAAGCGCGCCGGACGGTTAAGGTGGTCATTGTACAGGGAAAAGCAAAAGATGTATTGGACAAGCATCCTATTATTGAAAATAATCCTGCCGTGAACTTGTCTGATATTGTGGAAAATAGTAAAAAAGTGATACAGGTTACGCCTGAAGTAACCCTTGGAGATGTTTCTAAGCGATTAACAAGCCAGAGAAGCCTGGTCATTCCAAGAGTAATGGTCGTAAAAGACAAAGCACAAATGAGTGGAGCTGCTGTTATAAAGGGGAAAAATGCCAAAATGATCGGGACATTGACCCCGGAAGAGGTAGGGGGATTAAGTTTGTTGCGAGGAGAAGTGAAAAATGGAATCGTTAAGGGCAAAACGGCAAAGGGTAAATTCCTGGTATTTGAAGTCGATCGTATTCAACATCAAATACAATCAGAAGTAGAGAAAGAACAGGTGCATTTCACATTACGGATTAACGTAAAGGGAAAGCTGCGTGAAGATAATGTGATGGCAGAGGATGACTTTGATGAAAAGGTTTTGCAAGAGGCAGAACGAGTCATACAGAATCAACTAGAAAAGCTAACTCAACGAACATTACGTAAAACTCAGAAAGAATTAAAAGTAGATGTAATCGGATTTGGAAAAGAACTGAGTATTGAAAACCATCAAGTATGGAAGAAATATGAGCAAAACTGGGACGAAGCGTTCAGTCGTATGCCTGTAAAGGTGGATATTCAAACAAAGATTATGGAATTCGGCACAAAAGGCAGAGAACGAATCAAACAGTAA
- a CDS encoding branched-chain amino acid aminotransferase yields MSSQFTVEKTQHPKTKPDQQNLGFGKHFTDHMFLMNYTAGEGWHDARIVPYAPLSLDPAAMVFHYGQAVFEGLKAYKTEGGRVLLFRPDQNLERLNISNERLSIPQIDEALVLEGIKELVRTDADWIPTAEGTSLYIRPFIIATDAALGVHPSPQYLLIVILSPVGAYYPEGLKPVKINVESEYVRAVRGGTGVAKTAGNYAASLRAQEEAEKQGYAQVLWLDGVEKKYIEEVGSMNVFFKINGEVVTPALNGSILSGVTRRSIIQILQDKEIPVVERRISIEELYEASVNGTLEEAFGTGTAAVISPIGELNWEDKQITINKGEIGQVSQELYDTLTGIQNGKVKDTFGWTFEV; encoded by the coding sequence ATGAGTAGTCAGTTTACGGTTGAAAAAACACAACATCCAAAAACAAAGCCTGATCAGCAAAATTTAGGCTTCGGAAAACATTTTACCGATCATATGTTTTTGATGAACTATACAGCAGGTGAAGGCTGGCATGATGCCCGCATTGTTCCGTATGCGCCGTTAAGTCTTGATCCGGCCGCGATGGTGTTTCATTATGGACAGGCCGTATTTGAAGGTCTGAAGGCATATAAAACAGAAGGTGGTCGGGTTCTGTTGTTCAGACCGGATCAAAATCTTGAGCGCTTAAACATTTCCAATGAGCGGTTGAGCATCCCACAAATTGATGAAGCGCTCGTACTCGAAGGAATTAAGGAATTAGTACGTACAGACGCAGATTGGATTCCGACAGCGGAAGGCACATCTCTCTACATCCGTCCGTTTATTATTGCGACAGATGCGGCATTAGGCGTTCATCCTTCGCCGCAGTATTTGCTTATTGTAATCTTATCTCCAGTTGGAGCGTACTATCCGGAAGGCCTTAAGCCAGTAAAAATCAACGTAGAAAGCGAATATGTGCGTGCCGTGCGTGGTGGAACAGGTGTTGCCAAAACAGCTGGGAACTATGCGGCTAGTCTTCGTGCGCAGGAAGAAGCAGAAAAGCAAGGCTATGCGCAAGTATTATGGCTCGATGGTGTGGAGAAGAAATACATCGAAGAAGTTGGTAGCATGAATGTATTTTTCAAAATTAATGGAGAAGTCGTAACTCCTGCGTTAAATGGAAGCATTTTGAGTGGTGTTACAAGACGATCCATTATCCAGATTTTGCAGGATAAAGAAATCCCGGTAGTAGAGCGGAGAATTTCGATTGAAGAACTGTATGAGGCATCTGTGAACGGAACGCTGGAAGAAGCATTCGGAACGGGCACAGCGGCTGTTATTTCACCGATCGGGGAATTAAACTGGGAAGATAAACAGATCACTATCAACAAAGGTGAGATTGGTCAGGTGTCTCAGGAACTGTACGACACACTGACAGGTATCCAGAACGGAAAAGTAAAGGATACGTTCGGCTGGACATTTGAAGTATAA
- a CDS encoding DUF1002 domain-containing protein, with protein MRKLALTVLFFLLSTATAFADAAPGDTIVTYGQNLSSAQKQQIKGRFNPPKEAQEITVTNAEEHKYLDGLLPKNVIGTRAISSTMIQLAEAGQGIKVETNNITGISKAMYENALATAGVKDANVKVDAPFPVSGTAGLTGVMKAYEQVTGKKIDENQKKVASEEMVTTSKIAEQIGDKEKAAELLTRLKAEMAKQTGKMTDDQLRQMISNVAAQMGLTLSDQEIDSLVSILRKIQNLNIDWSKTLDQISSYKGQMQDFLNSNPEAKSFVQEILQFLKQLIDKMLGWFA; from the coding sequence GTGCGAAAGTTGGCTTTAACAGTGCTTTTCTTTCTTCTATCAACCGCAACCGCCTTTGCGGATGCCGCACCAGGCGACACGATTGTAACATACGGACAGAACTTGTCGTCCGCGCAAAAACAGCAAATCAAAGGACGCTTTAATCCACCGAAGGAAGCGCAAGAGATTACCGTTACGAATGCTGAGGAGCATAAATATCTCGATGGACTATTGCCGAAGAATGTAATTGGTACAAGGGCCATTTCGTCTACGATGATTCAATTAGCAGAAGCAGGACAGGGGATTAAAGTCGAGACAAATAACATTACAGGCATCAGTAAGGCAATGTATGAGAATGCACTGGCAACTGCCGGTGTGAAAGATGCCAATGTAAAAGTTGATGCGCCGTTCCCGGTATCAGGTACAGCAGGCTTAACCGGCGTCATGAAGGCGTATGAGCAGGTAACGGGTAAAAAAATCGATGAGAATCAGAAAAAAGTTGCCAGTGAAGAAATGGTCACAACATCGAAGATCGCAGAACAAATCGGTGATAAGGAAAAAGCAGCCGAGCTTCTGACGCGCCTGAAAGCAGAAATGGCAAAGCAGACCGGCAAAATGACCGATGATCAGCTGCGCCAGATGATTAGCAATGTGGCGGCTCAGATGGGTCTCACGCTAAGTGATCAGGAAATTGATTCGCTCGTGAGTATTTTGCGCAAAATCCAGAATTTAAACATCGACTGGAGTAAGACGCTTGACCAGATCTCAAGCTATAAGGGGCAGATGCAGGATTTTCTGAACAGCAATCCGGAAGCGAAGTCATTTGTCCAGGAGATTTTGCAGTTCCTCAAGCAATTAATCGATAAGATGCTGGGCTGGTTTGCATAA
- a CDS encoding homoserine dehydrogenase, with protein MKNVRIALLGLGTVGSGVVTILQTHAERLRKQTGTNFEIAGILVRDTTRSRQVDVERSLLTTDIARIWESKPDVVVDAMGGLVPTLGYIEEAIARGCHVVSANKELIAVHGARLHALAGEQGVGLLYEASVGGGIPVLNTLAQLLNVNRITRVAGILNGTTNYILTRMEEDGLPYEAVLAQAQELGFAEADPTADVEGYDAFHKIRIVARLCFGEEVEEEVGLREGITSVTAEEIELYGRLGLRVKLLATAERTKAGLRVQVAPTLVPHSHALSHVKNEYNGVFVTGDVVGDLFFTGKGAGMLPTGSAIVEDIVHAVRGITFTPETAVATQAVEIKAGEGAAEETGLEIAFFSLKHKDERGEFSLLSFLSGEAGVLHGVETVKRNGQTHVAALLSSHDRAVSRAFAHHIGATVRFRELLAEPAPGIAASPVTIG; from the coding sequence ATGAAAAATGTACGCATTGCTTTACTTGGACTTGGAACGGTAGGATCAGGCGTTGTGACTATTTTGCAAACACACGCGGAACGGCTTCGCAAGCAGACAGGGACAAACTTTGAGATTGCAGGTATTCTGGTGCGTGATACTACGCGTTCGCGCCAGGTTGATGTGGAACGTAGTCTGCTTACAACTGACATTGCTCGCATCTGGGAGAGTAAGCCAGACGTTGTGGTGGATGCTATGGGCGGTCTTGTGCCGACACTTGGCTACATCGAAGAGGCGATTGCGCGTGGCTGTCATGTCGTATCTGCGAATAAAGAGTTGATTGCGGTACACGGGGCACGGCTACATGCGCTGGCTGGGGAACAAGGCGTGGGCCTGTTGTATGAAGCGAGCGTGGGTGGCGGCATCCCGGTTCTGAATACGTTGGCCCAGCTGTTAAATGTGAATCGGATTACGCGTGTGGCGGGAATCCTGAACGGAACGACGAATTACATTTTGACGCGCATGGAAGAAGACGGGCTGCCGTATGAAGCGGTGCTTGCTCAGGCGCAGGAGCTTGGTTTTGCCGAAGCGGATCCGACCGCAGATGTGGAAGGATATGATGCGTTTCATAAAATCCGGATTGTAGCCCGCCTGTGCTTCGGGGAAGAAGTGGAGGAAGAAGTGGGTCTGCGGGAAGGTATTACGAGCGTTACAGCGGAAGAGATTGAACTGTACGGTCGCTTAGGCTTGCGGGTGAAGCTTCTGGCGACAGCAGAGCGGACGAAGGCTGGTTTGCGTGTTCAGGTGGCGCCGACACTTGTGCCGCATTCTCATGCGCTTTCGCACGTGAAAAATGAATACAACGGTGTGTTTGTTACCGGGGATGTGGTGGGAGATTTGTTCTTTACCGGCAAGGGAGCAGGCATGCTGCCGACCGGAAGTGCGATTGTGGAAGACATTGTACATGCAGTGCGTGGGATCACATTTACACCCGAGACAGCAGTTGCTACACAAGCTGTAGAGATTAAAGCGGGGGAAGGCGCGGCCGAGGAGACCGGGCTGGAAATTGCCTTTTTCTCATTAAAGCATAAAGATGAACGAGGCGAATTTAGTTTGCTTTCGTTTCTGTCAGGCGAGGCTGGCGTACTGCATGGGGTAGAAACGGTGAAACGAAACGGGCAGACGCATGTTGCGGCGCTTCTCAGTTCCCACGACAGAGCGGTAAGCCGTGCATTCGCTCATCATATTGGTGCAACTGTCCGTTTTCGAGAGTTATTAGCAGAGCCTGCGCCGGGCATAGCAGCAAGTCCGGTGACAATTGGGTGA
- a CDS encoding non-ribosomal peptide synthetase module, with the protein MAQRVATEYKKLVLELSTLQLQSFVGMFDHAEFSTQVRIFENGETEVVLLDKGMELPLSFKRIGHDTYTCEGQYKIYDAKLANQMRMAVRKFKGCGIVHRLYPTYTMVYEYTGGHVMRIMEQKDGQERLVFEYKDTLGDMQRLFEACGVEDRIDWTRLHIDQLLDLRNQRITDGLSTEDVDHQLTELSQQLFMMEA; encoded by the coding sequence ATGGCTCAACGTGTAGCCACTGAATACAAGAAGCTTGTTCTCGAACTGAGTACACTGCAATTACAATCGTTTGTCGGAATGTTTGATCACGCGGAGTTCAGTACGCAAGTTCGCATCTTCGAGAATGGAGAAACGGAAGTTGTGCTGCTGGATAAAGGTATGGAGCTTCCGCTGTCGTTTAAGCGGATTGGTCATGATACGTATACATGCGAAGGTCAGTACAAGATTTACGATGCGAAGCTAGCCAACCAGATGCGGATGGCAGTTCGCAAATTTAAAGGATGCGGGATTGTCCACCGGCTGTATCCGACATATACGATGGTATATGAATATACAGGCGGTCATGTGATGAGAATTATGGAACAAAAAGATGGACAGGAAAGGCTGGTTTTTGAATATAAAGATACGCTTGGTGATATGCAGCGTTTATTTGAAGCGTGCGGCGTAGAGGATCGGATTGATTGGACTAGGTTGCATATTGATCAGTTGTTAGATTTGCGTAATCAGCGCATTACGGATGGACTTTCAACAGAGGATGTTGACCACCAGCTGACAGAGCTGTCCCAACAGTTATTTATGATGGAAGCATAG
- the speD gene encoding adenosylmethionine decarboxylase yields MEYSTFGRHVAIDTWGVDFEKLNSAEFLQRHMVEAAEACGATVLSVQAQQFEPQGATVLVMLSESHISIHTYPEKGFAALDCYTCGETVDPELAIEYMVNILQPEKMYARKLIRGMGEMDVVQSDVMKVKQNA; encoded by the coding sequence ATGGAATATTCTACTTTCGGAAGACATGTAGCGATTGATACTTGGGGTGTCGATTTTGAAAAATTAAACAGTGCTGAGTTTCTGCAGCGCCATATGGTGGAGGCAGCAGAAGCATGTGGTGCAACCGTGCTGTCCGTTCAGGCTCAGCAGTTTGAACCGCAGGGTGCAACGGTTCTGGTTATGTTGTCAGAGAGCCACATTTCGATCCATACATACCCGGAGAAAGGGTTTGCTGCACTTGACTGCTATACATGTGGCGAGACGGTTGATCCGGAACTTGCGATTGAGTATATGGTGAACATTCTCCAGCCGGAGAAGATGTATGCTCGTAAACTTATTCGTGGTATGGGTGAAATGGACGTTGTACAATCTGACGTGATGAAGGTAAAACAAAACGCGTAA
- a CDS encoding acetyl-CoA hydrolase/transferase family protein, which produces MSTQMETKCKVPEEVLRYIQDGDDVIVPLANGEPVVLLDTLEKHAERFQDVRIHQMHALKERPYIYGKHRPHLSHVAYFLSGASRKAFLEGGCDLVPNHFHEVPRLLRETTKTSIVLAAAAPMDEHGYFSLGTGADYVASFIGQVPFFLEVNPNMPRTFGENQVHISQILGYTEVDYPLAEAREPEITDIDRKIASYVVERIQNGATLQAGIGAMPNAIINFLDNHKDIGIHTELLTDGVVDLVHKGVLTGTQKKMRPGKIVGTFALGSKKLYEFIHNNTSVEMLPVEYVNDPRIIAREDNMISINATTEVDFLGQCASETIAGRYYSSSGGQTDFARGARFAKNGKGFICLHSTTKNEAISRIRPQLTIGSAVTTSKNDVDHIVTEYGVASLRGKSIAERTKELLAISHPKFREQLEFEAKKFGLLY; this is translated from the coding sequence ATGAGTACTCAGATGGAAACAAAATGTAAGGTACCGGAAGAAGTGTTGCGCTACATTCAGGATGGGGACGATGTGATTGTGCCGCTTGCCAATGGTGAGCCGGTTGTACTATTAGACACGTTGGAGAAACATGCCGAGCGTTTTCAAGATGTTCGTATTCACCAGATGCACGCATTAAAAGAGCGGCCGTACATTTATGGCAAGCATCGCCCGCATTTGAGCCATGTCGCGTATTTCCTGAGCGGTGCATCACGCAAGGCCTTTTTAGAGGGTGGATGTGATCTTGTACCGAACCATTTCCACGAAGTGCCGCGCCTTTTGCGTGAGACAACGAAGACATCAATCGTGCTCGCAGCGGCTGCTCCGATGGATGAACACGGGTATTTTTCACTTGGTACAGGAGCTGATTACGTTGCTTCTTTCATTGGCCAGGTACCGTTTTTTCTCGAAGTAAACCCGAACATGCCACGTACATTCGGGGAGAATCAGGTACATATTAGTCAAATTCTTGGCTATACAGAGGTAGACTATCCGCTAGCGGAAGCGCGCGAGCCGGAGATCACCGATATCGACCGCAAGATCGCTTCCTATGTCGTAGAACGTATCCAAAATGGTGCGACGCTACAGGCTGGAATCGGAGCGATGCCGAATGCGATCATCAATTTCCTTGATAACCATAAAGATATAGGCATTCATACAGAGCTTCTAACAGACGGTGTCGTTGATCTGGTGCATAAGGGTGTTTTGACCGGCACACAGAAAAAAATGCGCCCTGGGAAAATTGTGGGCACATTCGCGCTCGGCTCGAAAAAACTGTATGAATTTATTCATAATAATACATCGGTTGAGATGTTGCCGGTTGAGTACGTCAACGACCCGCGTATCATCGCCCGTGAAGATAATATGATTTCGATTAACGCCACAACAGAAGTAGATTTCCTTGGCCAGTGCGCGTCTGAGACGATTGCCGGACGTTACTATAGTTCGAGCGGCGGCCAGACAGACTTCGCTCGTGGGGCACGGTTTGCAAAGAATGGAAAAGGATTCATTTGCTTGCATTCGACTACAAAGAACGAAGCGATCTCTCGCATTCGCCCGCAGTTAACCATCGGCTCGGCTGTTACAACATCGAAAAATGATGTGGATCACATTGTAACAGAGTATGGGGTAGCCAGTTTGCGCGGCAAAAGCATTGCGGAGCGAACGAAAGAACTGCTGGCGATTTCGCATCCAAAATTCCGTGAACAGTTGGAATTCGAAGCGAAGAAATTTGGCTTGCTTTACTAG
- the ispG gene encoding flavodoxin-dependent (E)-4-hydroxy-3-methylbut-2-enyl-diphosphate synthase — protein sequence MYHRTQTRPVRVGNLTIGGSDQVIVQSMTTTKTADVKATVEQIHRLEEAGCQIVRVTVNNMEAAEAIKEIKQNISIPLVSDIHFDYKLALKAIENGIDKVRINPGNIGKREKVEEVVRACKANGVPIRIGVNAGSLEKHLLDKYGYPTADAMVESALHHIGILEELDFHDIIVSLKASNVPLAIEAYQKAAAAFNYPLHLGITEAGTLFAGTVKSAAGLGTLLAQGIGSTMRVSLSADPVEEIKVARELLKSFGLLSDAATLISCPTCGRIEIDLFSIANEIEDYIAKVKAPIKVAVLGCAVNGPGEAREADIGIAGARGEGLLFKHGEMVRKIPEESMVEELKQEIDKLADIYYRTGELPRPGHQIV from the coding sequence ATGTATCATCGCACACAGACAAGACCGGTACGCGTAGGGAACCTGACGATTGGTGGCAGTGACCAGGTTATCGTACAGAGCATGACAACGACGAAGACGGCGGATGTCAAAGCGACGGTTGAGCAAATTCATCGTCTTGAAGAGGCGGGCTGCCAGATCGTCCGCGTGACGGTTAACAACATGGAAGCGGCGGAGGCCATTAAGGAAATCAAGCAGAACATTTCCATTCCGCTCGTATCTGACATTCATTTTGATTACAAGCTGGCACTCAAGGCGATTGAGAACGGCATTGATAAAGTCCGGATCAATCCGGGCAACATTGGTAAACGGGAAAAAGTTGAGGAAGTCGTCCGCGCCTGCAAAGCAAACGGGGTGCCGATTCGTATCGGTGTAAACGCGGGCTCACTTGAGAAGCATCTGCTTGATAAATATGGGTACCCAACTGCAGATGCAATGGTGGAGAGTGCCCTGCACCATATTGGCATCTTAGAAGAACTTGATTTCCACGACATTATTGTATCGTTGAAAGCATCCAATGTACCGCTGGCCATTGAAGCGTATCAGAAGGCTGCTGCTGCATTCAATTATCCGCTTCACTTAGGTATCACAGAAGCAGGAACCTTGTTTGCGGGCACGGTGAAAAGTGCGGCTGGACTCGGTACGCTCCTTGCTCAGGGCATCGGCTCCACCATGCGCGTATCATTAAGCGCTGATCCGGTCGAGGAAATTAAGGTAGCACGGGAGCTGTTGAAATCATTCGGACTATTGTCCGATGCAGCTACGCTCATCTCCTGCCCGACATGTGGACGCATTGAGATTGATCTTTTCTCCATTGCCAATGAGATTGAAGACTATATCGCAAAAGTCAAAGCGCCGATTAAAGTGGCTGTACTGGGCTGCGCCGTCAATGGACCGGGAGAAGCTCGGGAAGCGGACATTGGCATTGCTGGAGCACGTGGGGAAGGCCTGCTGTTTAAGCATGGCGAGATGGTACGCAAGATTCCGGAAGAGAGCATGGTGGAAGAGCTAAAACAAGAAATCGACAAGCTCGCGGATATTTATTATCGCACGGGTGAACTGCCGCGTCCCGGCCATCAGATTGTGTAG
- a CDS encoding cation:dicarboxylate symporter family transporter, whose translation MKRMGLVWQILIGLILGIAVGAIFYGNPKVAAILKPIGDIFIHLIKMIVVPIVLSTLIVGVAGVGDMKKLGKLGGKTLLYFEVVTTIAIMVGLLVANIVKPGVGVDMSHLSQTDISKYVATTHETQSHSFADTLVNIVPTNIVQSMEKGDMLAIIFFAVMFGLGLAKLGERGKPLLNFFELVAQTMFNLTNSIMRFAPFGVFALIGVTVSKFGVGSLIPLGKLMITVYGAMAFFIIVVLGLLSKWAGVSIFKLMGVLKEELLLAYSTASSETVLPRIMEKLEKMGCPKSITSFVIPTGYSFNLDGSTLYQALAAIFIAQMYGIHLSISQQITLMFVLMLTSKGIAGVPGVSFVVLLATLGSVGIPVEGLAFIAGIDRLLDMARTVVNVVGNSVATIVVSKWEGQFNKEEADDYIRNHNLDTDAV comes from the coding sequence ATGAAGAGAATGGGGTTAGTCTGGCAAATTCTTATCGGTCTTATCCTTGGTATTGCTGTCGGCGCCATCTTCTATGGCAACCCGAAAGTGGCAGCGATTCTGAAGCCAATCGGAGATATCTTTATTCACCTGATTAAAATGATCGTTGTGCCGATCGTGCTCTCGACGCTCATTGTCGGGGTAGCCGGAGTCGGCGATATGAAAAAGCTCGGAAAACTAGGCGGGAAAACGCTTCTGTATTTTGAGGTTGTTACGACAATTGCGATCATGGTCGGTCTACTGGTTGCAAACATTGTGAAGCCGGGTGTCGGTGTCGATATGTCACACCTGTCACAAACCGATATTAGTAAGTACGTAGCGACAACACATGAAACACAATCACATAGTTTTGCTGATACACTTGTTAACATCGTTCCGACGAATATCGTGCAATCGATGGAAAAAGGCGACATGCTCGCGATCATTTTCTTCGCGGTTATGTTTGGTCTCGGTCTGGCGAAACTTGGTGAGCGTGGCAAACCGCTTCTTAATTTCTTTGAACTTGTTGCACAGACGATGTTTAATTTAACAAACTCGATTATGCGCTTTGCTCCATTCGGTGTATTTGCACTCATTGGTGTAACGGTTTCGAAGTTTGGGGTAGGCTCGCTTATTCCGCTGGGTAAATTGATGATTACGGTTTATGGAGCAATGGCTTTCTTCATTATTGTTGTACTCGGTCTGCTGTCCAAATGGGCAGGAGTTAGCATCTTCAAACTGATGGGCGTATTGAAAGAAGAACTGTTGCTGGCATACTCGACAGCAAGTAGTGAAACGGTTCTGCCGCGCATCATGGAAAAACTCGAAAAAATGGGCTGCCCGAAATCAATCACATCGTTTGTTATCCCAACAGGTTACTCATTTAACCTAGACGGAAGTACACTGTACCAGGCACTGGCAGCGATCTTCATTGCGCAAATGTATGGGATTCATCTTTCCATTAGTCAGCAGATTACCTTGATGTTCGTGTTGATGCTTACGTCGAAAGGTATCGCCGGCGTACCGGGTGTATCGTTCGTCGTATTGTTAGCGACACTGGGCTCTGTTGGAATTCCGGTGGAAGGCCTGGCTTTTATCGCCGGTATTGACCGTCTGCTCGACATGGCGCGTACAGTTGTAAACGTAGTGGGTAACAGTGTTGCTACAATCGTAGTGTCCAAGTGGGAAGGACAGTTTAACAAAGAAGAAGCGGATGATTACATTCGCAACCACAATCTTGACACAGATGCTGTATAA
- a CDS encoding TrkA C-terminal domain-containing protein — protein MNVVFFTLYIILIILIIEISTMLLQMTGLRREVARFQAISLLTNTGYTTSESEMIIGHPVRRRIASFLIIFGTISLTIIVSFMISFLVSSAVHLSDLGIGLAILVGALFLLRSNFFHSLLHRQVGGRFDRYYVHHKSIEEVFHVDHEYVMRQFDITEGHHHMTNVPLKELNLAHQDVKIMNIRRNHHIIKNPTGSTMLLPGDKVLVYGSADMIRKFFILSSARLPEDER, from the coding sequence TTGAACGTTGTTTTTTTTACCCTGTATATTATTTTAATCATCCTGATCATCGAAATCTCAACGATGCTTCTTCAGATGACCGGGCTTAGGCGGGAAGTGGCGCGCTTTCAGGCGATTTCTCTGCTAACGAATACGGGCTACACCACATCGGAGTCCGAGATGATCATTGGTCATCCGGTGCGCCGCCGGATTGCCTCATTTTTGATCATATTTGGCACGATTTCATTGACCATTATTGTTTCCTTTATGATCAGCTTCCTGGTGAGCAGCGCGGTGCATTTAAGCGATCTTGGGATCGGACTCGCTATTTTGGTCGGAGCACTCTTCTTGTTGCGGAGCAATTTTTTCCATAGTCTGCTGCACCGGCAAGTAGGTGGGAGGTTTGATCGTTACTACGTGCACCATAAGTCAATTGAAGAAGTGTTTCATGTCGATCACGAGTATGTGATGCGTCAGTTTGATATCACAGAAGGGCATCATCATATGACCAATGTTCCGCTTAAGGAGTTGAATCTTGCGCATCAGGATGTCAAAATTATGAACATTAGACGGAATCATCATATCATTAAAAACCCAACAGGTAGCACGATGCTTCTACCGGGGGATAAAGTTCTGGTGTATGGTTCAGCAGATATGATCCGGAAGTTTTTCATACTTAGCTCAGCACGATTACCGGAAGACGAACGATGA